tttgttaaactttttttttttaatcttagaATGGCTAAGCATATTCCTAAAGGAACtaaataatataatagattaaaaaTAAAGGTGCtaaataatacaattttttaatatgaaaggatcaaataagaaataaaataaaataaaatgaaacttcCATGCGACCCCTAATAATCGGGAGGTGCACTTATGCTCGCGTGTGCGAGCGTCGCTTTCTTTTCTCAGAAAATCAAACTCAAACTCAAGCAGCGCAGAGCAGAGCAGCCAACTGTCCTAACAAGCAAAATAGACTCTCTCTCTCTCGAATAAAAACCACATGATAAATCAATCAAAACGAATCACTTCTGTGTCTCTCTAGAGAATAGTTTTTTGTTTCGCTCTGCGCCTCTGTTTCACTGTTACTCTCCATAACGAAAGCCGCAGCAGAACACAGATACAGAGCTTATACAAATGGCGACTATTAACCATATCTCTCCGAGAATGTCCACCAAGGATCCTAGCGTCTTATCCTCATCGAGGAACCTGAGCGATGTTTCTCTTTTGGATTCCACAATTACTCGAACCAGATGTTTCTCTCAATTTCAAAAGCGAGTTTTTTCTGTTAGATCCATGGCGGTTACCGAGCAGAATCCTCAGAAAGGGTCACTCGCTTCTGTAAATGGTCCTTTGGCTACTACTTCTGTGAGTTTGCTTTCTTATTTGCTTTTACTCTGTTTGCTTGCTGAGAAATTGTGAGAGAaagaaaattaagagaaaaacGACGATTTTTAGATTTTGATTAGTTGAGAGTAGTTGAAGCAATATGAGGAAATGAGCTTCACTAGTTTCTTTTAGTAATATTGTTGTTGGTGCtactagtatatatatatatatatatatatatatatatatatatatatatatatatatttattatttttatttttattattattattattattattattttttacctCTTCCACGAACATTAATGGCGCTATTTCGTTAATTGAAAGACTGGAAATCAGCTCGAGTCTTGGAATTTCGTGCTTCAATTAAGCTTTCATTTCATTATAAGGGAAGGTAACTGTGGTTCTATAAACATTGACTTGATTTTTGTTTGCATCCATAACTATGTTCTTTATTAGCGCTAAACGCTATTGAAGATGCCTCATCAAAATTATTTTTGCACCAAACATGTCAAGAGTGCTGTGTTTTTAATGAGTATGGGAtttgtgatttatttatttaattttatgcaCCAAATTGATGAGATTCTACGGCTCCTATTTGGGGTGCACCTTAGAATTGAATTGTACGGATGTATACAATTATGTAACTTGTAGATATTCAATTATTCTAGGACAAGGTGAACTCTCCTGTTGAGCTTTTGACTAGCAGCCAGAATCTGGGACGTGAAAACAAAAATTCATATgctcaaagaaaaacaaaaatagtTTGTACAATTGGTCCTTCCACAAGCTCACGTGAAATGATATGGAAACTAGCAGAAGTTGGAATGAACGTGGCTCGCCTAAATATGTCACATGGAGATCATGCATCCCACCAGAAAACTATCGATCTGGTTAAAGAATTTAATGCTCAATCTGATGACAAGGTTATTTCTATAATGCTAGACACCAAGGTATATTCCTTTTGAGAAGTTCTAATTAGATCTCCTTTAATTCATTTCTTTTTATGTCAAATCTCCATTGATAATGGTTGTTTGTGAGGTTAAATTTGTGCATCTTTTGAAGTCAGTTGAAGAAGAGACTTGGTTTTATGAATTCTAAGTTTTTCTGTATCACATTGCAAATCCATTTTCTATTTCTAATAtaacattttaaaatttctaattgtTATTGACAAATGTTTAGGCCTTcagatttttttaattattatttttaactaaTGCTTTGGACTTAGGTTAATGGGGAACATAACACATTGCTACTTTCACTTTTTGTATTTACATTTATCACATGTCCTTTTATATTGACATGCGGTCTGCCTAGCTGCAATTTTTGTtgccaaaaaaaaaaggaatgaaAGAAAAGCAAAAGAAGGTACTATAGGGTGGGATGAATCTAATAATACCATTACCTAAATGTATTCACCAACTATCTGGATAAGTTTTCTTGCCATTGAACTGTGTATTTAGAACTACTTTTCATATATCAAGGTTTTTTTAGATACTTTTGATTGATGCAGGGTCCGGAGGTTAGAAGTGGGGATGTACCTCAACCAATTATGCTGAAGGAGGGACAGGAATTTAATTTCACTATCAGAAGAGGAGTCAGCACAGAGGACACTGTTAGTGTAAATTATGATGACTTTGTGAATGATGTTGAGGTTGGGGACATACTATTGGTGGATGGTAAGTATGGATTGTATTTGCACTTCTCTACTCTTTGTGATTTCACCAGTCCGCATCAAATGATTCATGAAGAAATGCCTGTTACATAAGTGTTTGAGTGGATAACTTGAGACTTGAAACTTTGGGTCCAGGTTGATAGGCCCCCTCCATTCAAGTTACTAGCACAATAGGCTATTTTTAGCACAACAGGCTATTTTTTGTGACACAAAGTGATACAGAGCTGAACTAGAAATATGGTTGTATAGATTTTCAACATTTAGTGCATTGGGAATGTGCTTATGAATCACTGAGAGTGAAACATAGGCATCTTTGATAGACTTTGGCACTCAGATTAGCCACCAAATGGAGAAAGATTGTATTAGTAGTTGTATTATGGGCACAATGCAGACAAGGCAGGTAATTGTGATACCCTAATTTCACGTTAAAAGAATATTAAAAAGGATGCCTTGTATGCAAGAACTAAGTGGAAGTTGTTAAAAATTAGGAGTTGTAAACTTTTTGACCATGTCAGCTGGTCCACTTAATCTTGGTTGTTGGGCTGTTAATTGTTATATTGCTTGTACCTTACACTAACTAATAGGATGTTTGCTTTGCATTTATAGTGGAAATCAATAATATCCAAATTGTTGAATTTTACAATATATAAAAATGAGTTATGGGATTGTGATTATTGATGACATTCATATTTGAAGTATTTGAACTCATGCAATTCCATTAAATTGTTGATTTCAACGATTATTAAATTGTGGATTTCAATGATTAAGGTAGATCTACTTGTAGTGATCCATTTTGTTCCTTATTGAGATCTTTTTGTTGTCTGGATTATCATTTATTTGTACAATTCTTAATGGTAACTGTCATATTGAGACCATGAGTTGGCTATATTTTTCTTTTGACCTTTTCTCTTTTCATTTACTTACAAGGGGGATGTTTTCTATAAATTATATGATGAAGTCCTAACTTGCCAGTTGTTTGCAAGACTTGAGGAGTTATTTTCTTTGACCGTGGTAGGTGGAATGATGTCATTAGCTGTGAAGTCAAAGACAAAGGATTTGGTTAAATGTGTAGTAGTTGATGGTGGAGAACTAAAATCCAGGCGGCATTTAAATGTGCGTGGAAAAAGTGCAAATCTTCCTTCAATTACAGGTTATTATCTCTTTCAAAGATGGTAATTGTTGCTATGAACGTTTATTACTTGTTCATTTGCCATCTATTAGTTTCTTAATGAGGAGACTAATATATATTGTCATTTTTCACAGATAAAGACTGGGAAGATATCAAATTTGGGGTGGACAACCAAGTTGATTTCTATGCTGTCTCCTTTGTGAAGGATGCTAAAGTGGTCCATGAATTGAAAGATTATCTCAAAAGTAGAGTATTTTCTTCATTTTATAAAGTCCAAATTACAGTTTCGGCATTCACTTATTTCTTTTTCATCTAATCAAGCTCTTGAAATCCTCATGTAGGAAGCAATGCTGACATTCATGTGATTGTAAAAATTGAAAGTGCTGACTCTATACCAAAtcttcattcaataatttctgCATCAGATGGGGTTAGTTTTAATTGCCCTTTTGCTTGTGTGCACATGTAGAGTTTATCTGTTATTTGGGGTCATCATGTCCTCTTGTATTTTgtcgtttttattttttttattttttcaacagGCAATGGTTGCTCGTGGAGACCTTGGTGCTGAACTTCCAATTGAGGAAGTTCCTTTATTGCAGGTAAATTGACTATATGAGGCTTGTCTAATATATAATGTGTATGTGTTAAATTTCCTCCTAATTTTTGATTAGATGGACAAGTTTGGGGCTAAGAAATATAAAAATCATAGGTTCACATAA
The Hevea brasiliensis isolate MT/VB/25A 57/8 chromosome 15, ASM3005281v1, whole genome shotgun sequence genome window above contains:
- the LOC110644795 gene encoding pyruvate kinase isozyme G, chloroplastic; amino-acid sequence: MATINHISPRMSTKDPSVLSSSRNLSDVSLLDSTITRTRCFSQFQKRVFSVRSMAVTEQNPQKGSLASVNGPLATTSDKVNSPVELLTSSQNLGRENKNSYAQRKTKIVCTIGPSTSSREMIWKLAEVGMNVARLNMSHGDHASHQKTIDLVKEFNAQSDDKVISIMLDTKGPEVRSGDVPQPIMLKEGQEFNFTIRRGVSTEDTVSVNYDDFVNDVEVGDILLVDGGMMSLAVKSKTKDLVKCVVVDGGELKSRRHLNVRGKSANLPSITDKDWEDIKFGVDNQVDFYAVSFVKDAKVVHELKDYLKRSNADIHVIVKIESADSIPNLHSIISASDGAMVARGDLGAELPIEEVPLLQEDIIRRCHSMQKPVIVATNMLESMINHPTPTRAEVSDIAIAVREGADAVMLSGETAHGKYPLKAVKVMHTVALRTESSLPVNITPPADGAYKGHMGEMFAFHATIMANTLNTPIIVFTRTGSMAVLLSHYRPSSTIFAFTNEERIKQRLSLYRGVMPIYMQFSSDAEETFSRALTLLLNKGLLVEGEHVTLVQSGAQPIWRQESTHHIQVRKVQS